The Candidatus Omnitrophota bacterium region ATCACCGGTTTGCCCAATTCCAGGAGCCCCTCCAGATCCATCCGGTAGCCGGCCGCCTCAAAACCCTTATTCTGGGCAAACACCTTCAAATCCAAAAGCGAGAATCCGTGACGCTCCTCAATGAGCGCCCAGCGCTCTTCGCTCAAATTATCCAGTAAGTACTCAATCACTTCGGCTTCAGACACGTCCTCGCCCAGGTAAAAAGTCAGCAAGGTGGCCAAAGAGGCCGGACCACAACTGTAGTCGATTCCCTGCTGCACAATATTGCGGTTTCGCATCTCCCGGTAGTTCTTCACCTTCACGTTCATGCGCATCCCGCCAAAACCTATGTTCATCGCATAGCCGGGAAGGGCCATACTGAAAGATATCAAGAGGCCGATTGTGGTGATCAACAATCTCTTCATTGCGACTCCGTGATATGTGTCAAACTTCAAAAAGCGAGGCACGAGTGACGCGCCCGGTATCCCGGAGGACACCACGCGCGTTCACTCGTAACTCACTTATTTGCAATGCGTTATATCTCTACTCAGAAGTGAGAATCTTCAAATCCAACACGTTGATGTTGGTGGAATTCCCAGACTGACTATCGATATTGATATAAACATTCAG contains the following coding sequences:
- a CDS encoding C39 family peptidase; the protein is MKRLLITTIGLLISFSMALPGYAMNIGFGGMRMNVKVKNYREMRNRNIVQQGIDYSCGPASLATLLTFYLGEDVSEAEVIEYLLDNLSEERWALIEERHGFSLLDLKVFAQNKGFEAAGYRMDLEGLLELGKPVIIPIRVKNYDHFVVFRGAKGNRAYLADPALGNRSMLLSQLGKIWKGVGLVVQRPSEDGEEGGRYPLAIGKEESLMPQDIVAGQAITENQLSNYVSFSEF